A region of Leptolyngbya sp. 'hensonii' DNA encodes the following proteins:
- a CDS encoding tetratricopeptide repeat protein, translated as MDYQNFLDRLPQLYEDWQQSSVRPKSPAFRAILEDVSAMTTPNVMQLLNHAVSCLEPGEVYCEVGTYQGSTLIGALLNHPDAMAYAIDNFSEFDPTGENEEKLLGNLARYGLQEQVLFCNQEFEAFFLELGQLGTEDRIGVYLYDGAHDYRSQIMGLLAVRPFLADRALIVIDDSNWKTIQQAIWDFIAVSPACQFLLELPTPVPRDPTFWNGLYLLSWDVNRPHDYDWSTFSQVRHRSVIQAIYELQVLEQRAEAQQDLYTEARDLHSQQQYDLAEQKYRQFLLWNQEHAEAWLNLGLLYCDRAEFVDAMKALVKALELDPEQAIAHYALGRTLEAMGHPERAILAFETAIGLAPNLIDALVRLARLLFQQQRLEQAKEIYQRLRALQVKDGELYLNLGECLRACGQPDGAIALLQEGVAHYPTEGGLHFALVMLLRQYGYAQAAIEAATAASLALPEDYTFDLLKYLLLPLTYDRVEEIEDYRQRFTIGLQRLVAQTDLTTLDRRQSALAGIGRYTNFYLTYQNQNDLVLQCQYGDLVHRIMAANYPDWVQPLPMPSLATGEKIRVGYASAYLHSYSGTLWLTGWLRYADRQNFEIYCYYTGNQPDPVTEQFRQNSDVFHHIPHNLEAVCGQILADRLHVLVFPEIGMDPQTLQMAALRLAPMVCTAWGHPMTSGLPTVDYYLSGDLMEPEQGETHYRETLIRLPHIGVSYPRPAIPELTKDRSDLQLREDGVVYLCCQAPFKYLPQHDYLLIEIAQRVPQAQFVFLRVGLIQGRLERAFAAANLNCADFCLFLPSLPRNDYLMLNLLSDVYLDSIGFSGGNTTLDAIACALPVVTLPDAFMRGHLSAAMLRRLGLTETIAGNEQEYIDLAVTLGLDSTWRGQIRQQMEMRSPSLYHDRDCVLALESFWRQVVQGG; from the coding sequence GTGGACTATCAGAACTTTCTCGATCGACTGCCTCAGCTTTATGAAGATTGGCAACAGTCTTCAGTCCGCCCGAAATCTCCCGCCTTTCGGGCGATCCTGGAAGACGTGAGTGCCATGACGACCCCCAATGTGATGCAGCTCTTGAATCATGCGGTCAGTTGTCTGGAGCCGGGGGAGGTTTATTGTGAAGTGGGCACTTACCAGGGTTCGACCCTGATTGGGGCGCTGCTCAATCACCCGGATGCCATGGCCTATGCGATCGATAACTTTTCTGAATTTGATCCCACCGGGGAGAATGAGGAAAAACTCCTGGGCAATCTGGCCCGGTACGGGCTGCAGGAGCAGGTGCTGTTCTGTAATCAGGAATTTGAAGCGTTCTTTCTCGAGCTGGGCCAACTGGGGACAGAAGACCGAATTGGCGTGTATCTGTATGACGGAGCCCATGATTACCGCTCCCAGATCATGGGGTTGCTGGCGGTGCGCCCTTTCCTGGCCGATCGAGCCCTGATCGTGATCGATGACAGCAACTGGAAAACGATTCAACAGGCGATCTGGGACTTTATTGCGGTTAGTCCAGCCTGCCAGTTTTTGCTGGAGTTGCCGACCCCCGTGCCCCGTGATCCCACCTTCTGGAATGGACTCTATCTGCTGAGCTGGGATGTGAACCGCCCCCATGACTATGATTGGTCTACCTTCAGCCAGGTCCGCCACCGATCGGTGATTCAGGCTATTTACGAATTGCAAGTGCTGGAACAACGGGCAGAGGCCCAGCAGGATCTCTATACCGAGGCCAGGGATCTTCATAGCCAGCAGCAGTATGACCTGGCGGAGCAAAAATATCGACAATTCTTGTTGTGGAACCAGGAGCATGCGGAAGCCTGGCTGAATCTGGGGTTGCTCTACTGTGACCGAGCCGAGTTTGTGGATGCCATGAAAGCACTCGTCAAAGCTCTGGAACTGGATCCTGAGCAGGCGATCGCCCACTATGCCCTGGGGCGTACCCTGGAGGCAATGGGGCATCCGGAGCGGGCCATTCTGGCTTTTGAAACGGCGATCGGTCTGGCTCCCAATTTGATCGATGCGCTGGTACGATTGGCCCGGCTTTTGTTTCAACAACAACGACTGGAGCAGGCCAAGGAGATCTATCAGCGCCTGCGGGCTCTGCAGGTGAAAGATGGGGAGCTTTATCTCAACCTGGGTGAATGTCTGCGAGCCTGTGGTCAACCGGATGGAGCGATCGCCCTGTTGCAGGAAGGCGTCGCCCATTACCCCACGGAAGGGGGGTTGCACTTTGCTCTGGTGATGCTGCTGCGTCAATATGGGTATGCTCAGGCCGCGATCGAGGCTGCAACTGCTGCTTCTCTGGCTCTGCCAGAGGACTACACCTTTGATCTGCTGAAATATCTGCTCCTGCCTCTGACCTATGACAGGGTAGAGGAGATTGAGGACTATCGGCAACGCTTTACGATCGGGCTGCAGCGACTGGTGGCGCAGACCGATTTGACGACCCTGGACCGACGACAGAGTGCCCTGGCTGGGATTGGACGCTATACCAATTTTTATCTGACCTATCAGAACCAGAATGATCTGGTGCTGCAATGCCAGTATGGGGACCTGGTGCATCGAATTATGGCGGCCAACTATCCGGATTGGGTGCAGCCGTTGCCAATGCCATCTCTGGCAACTGGGGAAAAGATTCGGGTGGGCTATGCCTCCGCCTATCTGCATTCTTACAGCGGCACCCTTTGGCTGACGGGTTGGCTCCGCTACGCCGATCGACAGAATTTTGAAATCTATTGCTACTACACGGGTAATCAACCGGATCCGGTGACGGAACAGTTCCGGCAGAATAGTGATGTCTTCCACCACATTCCCCACAATTTAGAAGCGGTTTGTGGCCAGATTCTGGCCGATCGCTTGCATGTGCTGGTGTTTCCAGAAATTGGGATGGATCCCCAGACCCTGCAGATGGCGGCTCTGCGATTGGCTCCCATGGTTTGCACGGCTTGGGGCCACCCCATGACCTCTGGGTTGCCCACAGTAGACTACTATCTGTCTGGAGATCTGATGGAACCGGAGCAGGGCGAAACCCATTACCGGGAGACGCTGATCCGCCTGCCCCACATTGGGGTTTCCTATCCCAGACCGGCCATTCCAGAATTGACTAAGGATCGCTCTGACTTGCAATTGCGAGAGGATGGGGTGGTTTATCTGTGCTGTCAGGCTCCCTTTAAGTATCTACCCCAGCATGACTACCTGCTGATTGAAATCGCGCAGCGAGTGCCCCAAGCCCAGTTCGTCTTCCTGCGGGTGGGTCTGATTCAGGGACGGTTGGAACGGGCCTTTGCCGCAGCCAATCTGAATTGTGCGGACTTCTGCTTGTTTCTCCCCAGTTTGCCCCGAAACGATTATTTGATGCTGAACTTGTTGTCTGATGTCTACCTGGACAGCATTGGTTTCTCGGGAGGGAACACAACGCTCGATGCGATCGCCTGCGCTCTGCCAGTGGTCACCCTGCCAGATGCGTTCATGCGGGGGCATCTGTCTGCAGCCATGCTGCGCCGACTGGGCCTGACTGAGACAATCGCAGGCAATGAGCAGGAATATATAGATCTGGCCGTAACTTTAGGGTTGGATTCAACATGGCGAGGACAGATCCGCCAGCAGATGGAGATGCGGAGCCCATCCTTATACCACGATCGAGACTGTGTGCTTGCCCTGGAATCATTCTGGCGACAGGTTGTCCAGGGTGGTTAA
- a CDS encoding STAS domain-containing protein, which produces MQTTLTKPGTEVFLACGHLNASNASQLQNQLTELMTAPWCDGLVVDMSHVESLDSAGLMVLVAVLSLAQRLDKCFSLRAVSASIRIIFELTQLDRVFEIAVA; this is translated from the coding sequence ATGCAGACCACCTTAACGAAACCCGGGACTGAAGTTTTTCTGGCCTGTGGCCACTTGAACGCTTCAAATGCAAGTCAATTGCAAAATCAACTCACAGAACTGATGACAGCTCCCTGGTGCGATGGGTTAGTGGTAGATATGAGCCATGTTGAATCCCTGGACAGTGCTGGCCTGATGGTCCTGGTAGCCGTTCTGAGCTTGGCCCAGCGTCTGGACAAATGTTTTAGCCTCCGTGCCGTGTCCGCTTCCATTCGCATCATTTTTGAACTGACCCAGTTAGATCGGGTTTTCGAGATCGCCGTTGCCTGA
- the clpS gene encoding ATP-dependent Clp protease adapter ClpS, with amino-acid sequence MSVETLSKPSTTRKLAPRYRVLLHNDDFNTMEYVVQTLIQTVPSLTQPQAVDIMMEAHTNGLALVITCAQEHAEFYSETLNLHGLTSTIEPDE; translated from the coding sequence GTGTCTGTGGAAACTCTGAGTAAGCCTTCAACTACGCGCAAACTGGCCCCCCGTTATCGTGTTTTGCTCCATAACGATGATTTCAACACGATGGAGTATGTGGTTCAGACTTTAATCCAGACTGTGCCAAGCCTGACTCAACCTCAAGCGGTTGACATTATGATGGAGGCTCATACCAATGGTCTGGCATTAGTCATTACCTGTGCTCAGGAGCATGCAGAATTTTACAGTGAAACCCTGAATCTTCATGGCCTGACCAGCACGATCGAGCCTGATGAGTAA
- a CDS encoding type II CAAX endopeptidase family protein, protein MAFPLLSRSPAPIRMLAFLLVLLAIWLPVAAPIYLLLNHDPNLVSILTMVLLYGEFIWLLRVWGRSLYGQPRMLQTCGLIISLQNGLGMMQGLAIGLFSLFGLFILEGWLGWLRWQIGPAPISILALEGLAVALGVGFAEELFFRGWILQELERDYKPTVALWVNALFFAFLHFIKPIPEILRTWPQFAGLCLLGLILVWAKRRRHWGQSNQPTGGWLGLPIGLHAGLVWGYYLINVGQLATYSGQVPTWVTGVDNNPLAGVMGLVFLGGIALLVRSGI, encoded by the coding sequence ATGGCATTTCCCTTGCTATCCCGTAGCCCTGCACCGATTCGGATGCTTGCGTTTCTCCTGGTGCTGCTGGCTATCTGGTTGCCCGTGGCTGCCCCCATTTATCTACTCCTCAACCATGATCCAAATCTGGTCAGCATTCTGACGATGGTGCTGCTATATGGAGAATTCATCTGGTTGCTGCGGGTTTGGGGGCGCAGCCTGTATGGTCAACCTCGGATGCTGCAGACCTGTGGCCTGATCATCTCGCTCCAGAATGGCTTGGGAATGATGCAGGGGCTGGCGATCGGTCTCTTCAGTCTGTTTGGTCTCTTTATTCTGGAAGGTTGGTTGGGCTGGTTACGCTGGCAGATTGGGCCAGCACCAATTTCCATACTGGCCCTGGAGGGATTGGCTGTGGCCCTTGGCGTTGGCTTTGCGGAGGAATTATTCTTTCGAGGCTGGATTCTACAGGAATTAGAACGGGATTACAAACCTACTGTTGCTCTCTGGGTTAACGCCCTCTTCTTCGCGTTTTTGCATTTCATCAAACCCATTCCGGAAATTTTGCGAACCTGGCCTCAATTCGCCGGGTTATGCTTGCTGGGGCTGATCCTGGTCTGGGCCAAAAGACGCCGACACTGGGGACAATCCAACCAGCCAACAGGGGGCTGGTTGGGGTTGCCGATCGGGCTGCATGCCGGTTTGGTCTGGGGCTATTACCTAATTAATGTGGGCCAGTTGGCAACCTACTCCGGTCAGGTGCCGACTTGGGTTACTGGGGTAGACAATAATCCTCTGGCTGGTGTCATGGGATTGGTCTTCCTCGGGGGGATTGCCCTACTGGTGAGATCGGGGATTTAA
- a CDS encoding DUF3153 domain-containing protein, with product MHGYFPNRVPLSEKLGRIFLRVIVRLRLLWVILLALLCLSGCVRYDTGITFHSPTSGELVQQVHLDEQLTTLNQKAVQQWLGNLEQQARQLQGITRRQQNGDLTLTIPFFNGADLERKFNRFLDTAIRNDFLASNLSTTEPLKAQLKLAQSNFLLVQRHHLIYDIDLRPLASLATNSLTDSDRPLLKLDFSLNTPWGARSLAQTLAPIGRSSGPQLIWTLKPGQENRLEAVFWLPDPLGIGTLIIVLMVAGGIYVKSRLQPLPQTN from the coding sequence ATGCATGGGTATTTCCCCAACCGGGTCCCTCTTTCCGAAAAGCTGGGCCGTATCTTTCTCCGGGTGATCGTGCGCCTCCGTTTGCTCTGGGTAATTCTGCTGGCCCTCCTCTGTCTCTCTGGCTGCGTTCGCTACGACACCGGAATTACCTTCCATAGCCCCACTTCTGGTGAACTGGTACAACAAGTTCACCTGGATGAACAACTGACCACCTTGAACCAGAAGGCTGTGCAGCAATGGCTGGGCAATCTGGAACAACAGGCCCGCCAACTGCAGGGCATAACCAGACGCCAGCAGAATGGAGACCTGACTTTGACCATCCCCTTCTTCAATGGCGCAGATTTGGAGCGAAAATTCAATCGCTTCCTGGACACCGCCATCCGCAATGATTTCCTTGCCAGCAATTTATCCACCACCGAGCCCCTGAAGGCCCAGCTCAAATTGGCCCAAAGCAACTTTTTGCTGGTGCAGCGCCACCATCTGATCTACGACATCGATCTACGTCCCCTGGCCTCCCTCGCGACCAACAGCCTGACGGATAGCGATCGACCTCTCCTGAAACTGGATTTTAGCCTGAACACCCCCTGGGGGGCTCGCAGTTTAGCCCAGACCCTGGCTCCGATCGGCCGTTCCTCTGGCCCGCAACTGATCTGGACCTTGAAACCAGGCCAGGAAAATCGCTTGGAAGCAGTGTTCTGGCTCCCCGATCCCCTGGGCATTGGCACCCTGATCATTGTCTTAATGGTGGCTGGGGGCATCTATGTGAAATCTCGCCTCCAACCCCTTCCCCAAACCAATTAA
- a CDS encoding GDP-mannose 4,6-dehydratase: protein MKKALITGISGQDGSYLAELLLSKGYEVHGIVRRQSLEAPSQNLSNLECCRERVNLHVASLDNHLSLYKVIQEVQPDELYHLAASSFVSYNFDDESSILTSNFNGTHYLLSSIKEVVPNCRFCFAGTSEMFGRVAVTPQNELTPFNPRSIYGVSKLASYHLVANYREQYGIFACTAILYNHESPRRDFKFVTRKITAAAAKIKLGLENRLYLGNLDAVRDWGYAPDYVHGMWLMLQHHTPDDYVIASGVTHAVRKFVDCAFKSLGLDYNHYVEVDPRFYRAAEKVPLCGDSSKIRTILGWASHKPLEEIIQEMIAHDLKLFSPDAGPPSYRPG, encoded by the coding sequence ATGAAAAAGGCTCTGATTACCGGCATCTCAGGCCAGGATGGATCTTATTTAGCAGAATTACTTTTGAGCAAAGGGTACGAAGTCCATGGCATCGTCAGACGGCAGTCCCTGGAGGCTCCATCCCAGAATCTATCCAACTTAGAGTGCTGTCGGGAACGGGTCAATTTACATGTGGCATCCCTGGATAATCATTTATCCCTATACAAAGTTATTCAGGAGGTGCAACCGGACGAACTGTATCATCTGGCTGCATCCAGCTTTGTCAGTTACAACTTCGATGATGAATCGTCTATCCTGACCAGCAACTTTAATGGCACCCACTATTTACTGTCCTCCATCAAAGAGGTCGTGCCGAATTGCCGCTTCTGCTTTGCTGGAACCAGTGAAATGTTTGGGCGGGTTGCGGTCACCCCTCAAAATGAGCTGACCCCCTTTAACCCCCGTTCCATCTATGGCGTCTCCAAACTGGCCAGTTACCATCTGGTGGCCAATTACCGGGAACAATATGGAATTTTTGCCTGTACAGCCATTCTTTACAATCACGAATCTCCCAGGCGAGATTTTAAGTTTGTGACGCGCAAAATCACAGCCGCTGCTGCCAAAATCAAGTTAGGGCTGGAGAACCGACTCTACCTGGGAAATCTGGATGCTGTGCGAGACTGGGGCTACGCCCCCGATTATGTCCATGGCATGTGGCTGATGCTCCAACATCACACCCCGGATGACTATGTGATTGCCTCCGGTGTCACCCATGCGGTACGCAAATTTGTTGATTGTGCTTTTAAGAGCCTGGGCCTGGACTACAACCACTATGTAGAAGTGGATCCTCGTTTCTATCGGGCCGCAGAAAAAGTTCCGCTCTGTGGAGACAGCTCCAAAATCCGAACAATTCTAGGCTGGGCCAGCCACAAACCGTTGGAAGAGATTATTCAAGAAATGATTGCCCATGACCTGAAGTTGTTTTCCCCAGACGCTGGACCACCCAGTTATCGGCCTGGTTAA